In a single window of the Methanobacterium aggregans genome:
- the cdhB gene encoding CO dehydrogenase/acetyl-CoA synthase complex subunit epsilon, translated as MSNERVIPWQPTVIAGPKQALLVTPETAKMMIKKSKRPLLVLGPLVKEEPLISYAADIAEKWKLPVVSTADAYKAFNDKGVETKSYGIVEITNLLQDPDWKGVKGEGQHDLVVFMGCIYYIASQGLSTLKHFAPHIKTLTLCKFFHSNADASFPNMDDEEWFNYLEKMKKD; from the coding sequence ATGAGCAACGAGAGAGTAATTCCATGGCAGCCAACTGTGATAGCAGGACCTAAACAGGCACTTCTTGTAACACCGGAAACAGCCAAGATGATGATTAAAAAATCCAAAAGACCATTACTGGTCCTGGGCCCCCTTGTAAAGGAAGAACCTCTTATAAGCTATGCTGCAGACATTGCAGAGAAATGGAAACTCCCAGTGGTTTCCACTGCAGATGCTTACAAGGCATTCAATGACAAGGGAGTTGAAACCAAATCCTACGGCATAGTTGAGATCACCAACCTCCTCCAGGACCCTGACTGGAAGGGAGTTAAGGGTGAGGGACAGCACGACCTTGTGGTGTTCATGGGATGCATTTATTACATAGCTTCACAGGGCCTTTCAACCCTGAAGCACTTCGCACCCCACATCAAAACCCTGACACTCTGCAAGTTCTTCCATTCAAATGCAGATGCCTCCTTCCCAAACATGGATGATGAGGAATGGTTCAATTACCTTGAGAAGATGAAAAAAGATTGA
- the cdhC gene encoding CO dehydrogenase/CO-methylating acetyl-CoA synthase complex subunit beta: MFEDIPVDVSPMYEGERIRAANMFCELAGPKSIGAELVQVAEDVEDGSVEVVGPNIDEMTEGEVYPLGILAEIRGEKLEKELEGVIERKMHELCNYVNGFMHLNQRDQIWCRVSKEARDKGFKLEHLGEAISALYREEFPIIEAISIKIFTDKAEVESFIEMARNQYEERDARSRELSDEDVDVFYGCVMCQSFAPTHVCVVTPDRTALCGAINWFDCRAAAKMDPDGPIFEIEKGEVLDEIKGEYANVNAAVADRSQGTFDRVYLHSVFGYPHTSCGCFEAVAFYIPELDGIGIVDRDFKGETPLGIPFSAMAGQCSGGKQVEGFAGLSLEYMRSPKFLQADGGFERIIWLPKEIKDSLTDFIPEDLMGKIPTEEDASSIKEIRRFLREHEHPIIERLKEAKEAEEEVTEEVPAVEEAGFTPAEMEGTPVAYAPELTLPASGGVKIILKNAKVYAEKVIIKKK; this comes from the coding sequence ATGTTTGAGGATATACCTGTTGATGTCAGTCCCATGTATGAGGGAGAAAGAATAAGGGCAGCGAACATGTTCTGTGAACTTGCAGGCCCAAAATCCATTGGAGCAGAACTTGTCCAAGTGGCAGAGGATGTTGAAGATGGAAGTGTAGAGGTCGTAGGTCCAAATATTGATGAGATGACAGAGGGGGAGGTCTATCCCCTTGGAATTCTCGCAGAGATAAGGGGTGAAAAACTTGAAAAGGAACTTGAAGGTGTTATTGAACGTAAGATGCATGAACTCTGCAACTACGTTAACGGATTCATGCACCTGAACCAGCGGGACCAGATATGGTGCCGTGTGAGTAAGGAGGCCCGTGACAAGGGCTTCAAACTGGAACACCTTGGAGAGGCAATTTCAGCCCTTTACAGAGAGGAATTCCCAATAATAGAGGCAATATCCATAAAGATATTCACAGATAAGGCAGAAGTGGAATCCTTCATAGAAATGGCAAGAAACCAGTATGAGGAAAGGGATGCCAGGTCCAGAGAACTCTCAGATGAGGATGTGGATGTGTTCTACGGCTGTGTCATGTGCCAGTCCTTTGCACCAACCCATGTCTGTGTTGTAACACCGGACAGAACAGCACTCTGCGGAGCCATAAACTGGTTCGACTGCAGAGCCGCAGCTAAAATGGACCCTGATGGGCCAATATTTGAGATTGAAAAGGGAGAAGTGCTTGATGAAATTAAGGGTGAATATGCAAATGTTAACGCTGCTGTGGCCGACAGATCACAGGGAACATTTGACAGGGTTTACCTCCACAGTGTCTTCGGATATCCCCACACATCATGCGGATGCTTTGAGGCAGTTGCCTTCTACATACCTGAACTCGATGGAATAGGCATAGTTGACCGTGACTTCAAGGGAGAAACACCCCTGGGAATTCCATTCTCAGCAATGGCAGGACAGTGCTCAGGTGGAAAACAGGTTGAAGGATTTGCAGGGCTCAGCCTTGAGTACATGCGATCCCCCAAGTTCCTCCAGGCAGATGGTGGCTTTGAAAGGATTATCTGGCTTCCAAAGGAGATAAAAGACTCCCTCACAGACTTCATACCCGAAGATCTCATGGGGAAGATCCCAACTGAGGAGGATGCAAGCAGTATCAAGGAAATACGAAGATTCCTCAGGGAACATGAACACCCCATCATAGAAAGGCTTAAAGAAGCCAAGGAAGCAGAAGAAGAAGTTACTGAAGAAGTTCCAGCGGTTGAAGAGGCAGGATTTACCCCGGCTGAAATGGAGGGCACACCAGTTGCCTACGCACCTGAACTCACACTACCAGCTTCAGGGGGAGTTAAAATAATCCTCAAAAACGCCAAGGTCTACGCTGAAAAGGTGATTATCAAGAAGAAATAG
- a CDS encoding ATP-binding protein — translation MIIAVSGKGGTGKTMVSSLLIKALSKTGKDILAIDADPDSNLPEALGVEVEKTVGDVREDLKKDTAARKIPEGVNKWDILDYKIMESVVETPKFDLLVMGRPEGSGCYCAVNNMLRKIIETLSSNYDIIVIDTEAGLEHLSRRTTQNVDTMLVVTDTSKRGMLTAQRIGELSRELDISFREMFLILNRVKLDRENEVMKKVDELGIKLIGRIYEDEEISKYDIEGTPLIDLPDDSSPVVTVSNIVSQILDSN, via the coding sequence TTGATAATAGCAGTGAGTGGAAAGGGAGGAACTGGTAAAACCATGGTTTCATCCCTTCTTATAAAAGCCCTTTCAAAGACTGGAAAGGATATTCTGGCAATAGATGCTGATCCTGATTCCAACCTTCCAGAGGCACTTGGAGTGGAAGTTGAAAAGACAGTTGGAGATGTGAGGGAAGATCTCAAGAAGGACACAGCAGCAAGGAAGATTCCAGAGGGAGTGAACAAGTGGGACATCCTCGACTACAAGATCATGGAATCAGTTGTTGAAACACCCAAATTTGACCTTCTGGTCATGGGAAGGCCTGAGGGAAGCGGATGCTACTGTGCAGTTAACAACATGCTCAGGAAGATCATAGAAACACTCTCCAGTAACTACGACATAATAGTCATTGACACAGAGGCAGGACTGGAACACCTGAGCCGAAGAACAACCCAGAACGTTGACACAATGCTGGTTGTTACAGACACCTCCAAAAGGGGAATGCTAACAGCCCAGAGAATAGGTGAACTTTCAAGGGAACTGGACATAAGCTTCAGGGAAATGTTCCTCATCCTCAACCGTGTTAAACTAGATCGAGAAAATGAAGTCATGAAAAAAGTTGATGAACTTGGAATAAAACTCATAGGACGAATCTACGAGGATGAAGAAATATCAAAATACGATATTGAGGGAACACCCCTCATAGATCTTCCAGATGATTCTAGTCCTGTTGTCACAGTTTCAAATATAGTATCTCAAATTTTAGATTCAAATTAA